A single Carnobacterium alterfunditum DSM 5972 DNA region contains:
- a CDS encoding bifunctional 4-hydroxy-2-oxoglutarate aldolase/2-dehydro-3-deoxy-phosphogluconate aldolase, whose translation MKDNFPKVTIILRGYTYEQVKTVMEVLKDKHQQFALEITLNSPDVFTTINKISREFGEKFYIGAGTVLSLEDANNAIDAGARFILSPIKLSKEILDVCKAKKILSIPAAMTATEVMELKNNGADIIKIFPASIVGVEFFKDIQAPLGKLPLMAVGGVSSGNALEFFDNQAAYVGIASGIFNKEDILSQNSTGLKESLTLFDKKVLCKMDSK comes from the coding sequence ATGAAAGATAACTTTCCAAAGGTTACCATTATTTTGCGAGGCTATACTTATGAACAGGTAAAAACAGTTATGGAAGTTTTAAAAGATAAGCATCAACAGTTTGCACTTGAAATCACTTTAAATTCACCAGATGTTTTTACTACAATTAACAAAATTTCAAGAGAATTTGGCGAAAAATTTTATATTGGTGCTGGGACTGTTTTGTCTCTAGAAGATGCAAATAATGCTATAGATGCAGGAGCTCGGTTTATATTATCACCAATCAAATTAAGTAAAGAAATTTTAGATGTATGTAAAGCAAAAAAAATATTAAGTATTCCAGCAGCCATGACAGCGACTGAGGTAATGGAACTTAAAAATAATGGTGCAGATATTATAAAAATATTTCCAGCTAGCATAGTAGGAGTTGAATTTTTCAAGGATATTCAAGCTCCATTAGGAAAACTTCCATTAATGGCTGTCGGAGGGGTCTCTTCTGGTAATGCGCTTGAATTCTTTGATAATCAAGCTGCGTATGTAGGAATAGCATCTGGGATTTTTAATAAAGAAGATATATTAAGTCAAAATAGTACTGGATTAAAAGAATCATTAACTTTATTTGACAAAAAAGTACTCTGTAAAATGGATTCTAAATAA